One stretch of Chloroflexota bacterium DNA includes these proteins:
- a CDS encoding HAD family hydrolase, producing MRPAFLFDVDNTLLDNDRVKAELAAGIEAAVGQVTGARFWEIYEEVRRMRDYVDYPHTLQRFREVFPNEPGFPAVADLVLSYPYQAVLYPDALEAIARVQSIGPAAIVTDGDPVYQPAKIARAGLADAVERRVFLFTHKEAHLAEVQQSVPADRYVIFDDKLSVLAGVERMDDRVFTVHVRQGHYGHAAATDNGPAPDRSMDRIGDLLDLDLESFLADP from the coding sequence CGACAACACGTTGCTCGACAACGACCGGGTGAAGGCGGAGCTCGCTGCAGGGATCGAGGCCGCCGTCGGGCAGGTCACGGGCGCCAGGTTCTGGGAGATCTACGAGGAAGTCAGGCGCATGCGGGATTACGTGGACTATCCGCACACCCTTCAGCGGTTTCGGGAGGTATTTCCCAACGAGCCTGGCTTCCCGGCGGTCGCTGACCTGGTGCTGTCGTATCCGTACCAAGCGGTCCTCTACCCCGACGCGCTGGAGGCGATCGCGCGGGTCCAATCGATAGGCCCCGCCGCGATCGTGACGGACGGTGATCCGGTCTATCAGCCCGCCAAGATCGCGCGTGCCGGGTTGGCGGATGCGGTTGAGCGGAGGGTCTTCCTGTTCACCCACAAAGAGGCGCACCTGGCCGAGGTCCAACAGTCTGTCCCGGCCGATCGGTACGTGATCTTCGACGACAAGCTGAGCGTGCTGGCAGGGGTCGAGCGCATGGACGACCGAGTCTTCACCGTGCATGTGCGCCAAGGCCACTACGGCCATGCGGCTGCCACCGACAACGGCCCGGCGCCGGATCGGTCCATGGACCGGATCGGCGACCTCCTCGACCTGGACCTGGAGTCCTTTCTGGCGGACCCCTGA
- a CDS encoding arginine deiminase family protein → MTDAGAPAWGARSMTAPLREALVHRPDPAFGAAFDNPAHGFRHPVDQLIAQREHDAYVDLLTRLGVRVHHLDAETDDPDLVYTFDPLLVTDAGSIALRPGKLNRAGEPALVEAWTLSRGIPVRGRIEPPGTVEGGDTLWLRPDLFCIGRSFRTNDAGARQLADLIGGDVRIFDLPYWRGPEELVHLLSVISPVTDEMAVVYPPLLPAGLWDLLAELAIATIAVPDDEYETLGCNVLSVRPGVLVMAEGNPQTRGLLESAGCEVHTYPATEIGLNGSGGPTCMSLPLLRRD, encoded by the coding sequence ATGACCGATGCGGGCGCCCCGGCCTGGGGCGCCCGATCCATGACCGCGCCGCTCCGCGAGGCGCTCGTCCACAGGCCGGACCCTGCGTTCGGCGCCGCGTTCGACAACCCGGCCCACGGCTTCCGCCACCCGGTCGACCAGCTCATCGCCCAGCGCGAACACGACGCGTACGTCGACCTGCTCACCCGGTTGGGCGTCCGGGTACACCACCTCGACGCCGAGACCGATGACCCCGACCTGGTCTACACCTTCGACCCACTTCTGGTGACCGATGCCGGTTCCATCGCGCTCCGGCCGGGCAAGCTCAACCGCGCCGGCGAGCCGGCTCTGGTCGAGGCCTGGACTCTGTCCCGCGGGATCCCCGTCCGCGGCCGTATCGAACCGCCCGGCACGGTCGAGGGCGGCGACACCCTGTGGTTGCGGCCCGATCTGTTCTGCATCGGCCGCTCGTTCCGCACCAACGACGCCGGAGCTCGCCAGCTCGCCGACCTCATCGGCGGCGATGTCCGCATCTTCGACCTGCCGTATTGGAGGGGCCCTGAAGAGTTGGTCCACCTCCTTTCGGTCATCTCCCCGGTGACCGATGAGATGGCCGTGGTCTATCCCCCGCTGCTCCCCGCTGGCCTGTGGGACCTGCTCGCCGAACTGGCGATCGCAACCATCGCCGTGCCCGACGACGAATACGAGACCCTCGGCTGCAACGTCCTGTCCGTCCGGCCCGGCGTCCTGGTCATGGCCGAAGGCAACCCGCAGACCCGCGGCCTCCTCGAATCAGCCGGCTGCGAGGTCCACACCTACCCCGCGACGGAGATCGGCCTCAACGGCTCCGGCGGCCCTACCTGTATGTCGCTCCCCCTGCTCCGCCGGGACTAG
- the mscL gene encoding large conductance mechanosensitive channel protein MscL, translating into MIKEFRDFILRGSVVDLAVGIVIGAAFGALVTSFVTNILTPLLGLVGVPNLAELTFSAGSATVNYGLFLNALISFALVAAALFYFVVKPMNHMISRLKPATVETTKPCPYCVTDISDTATRCPNCTSDLTETK; encoded by the coding sequence ATGATCAAGGAATTCCGCGACTTCATCCTGCGCGGCAGCGTCGTCGACCTGGCCGTCGGCATCGTCATCGGCGCGGCCTTTGGCGCCCTGGTCACCTCCTTCGTGACCAATATCCTCACCCCGTTGCTTGGCCTGGTGGGCGTGCCGAACCTCGCCGAACTGACCTTCAGCGCGGGTTCAGCGACCGTCAACTATGGCCTCTTCTTGAACGCGTTGATCAGCTTCGCCCTGGTGGCGGCGGCGCTGTTCTACTTCGTCGTGAAGCCGATGAACCACATGATCTCTCGGCTGAAGCCGGCCACCGTGGAAACCACCAAGCCCTGTCCCTATTGCGTGACCGATATTTCCGACACCGCCACGCGCTGCCCCAACTGCACCAGCGATCTGACGGAGACCAAATGA
- a CDS encoding exodeoxyribonuclease III: protein MRLATWNVNSLKARLERVLAWTERHQPDVLCMQETKLTDDAVPLIDFAALGYEVAHHGRGTWNGVAIASKVGLEVVQAGLPEMDGWTDEGGRFLAASCAGVRVASVYVPNGRVVGSEFYDAKLAWLDALYVWLRASNEPAGQLALCGDFNVAPTDADVWDPSAVHGATHVSEPERDRVARLMRWGLVDVVRGFHPEPGFFTWWDYRAGNFHKNFGMRIDHVFVTETLAARAVAAERDRDARKPSTYPGIPSDHAPLVVDFD from the coding sequence ATGCGACTGGCGACCTGGAACGTGAACTCGCTGAAGGCCCGTCTCGAGCGGGTGCTGGCCTGGACCGAGCGTCATCAGCCCGACGTGCTGTGCATGCAGGAGACGAAGCTGACCGACGACGCGGTCCCGCTGATCGACTTCGCGGCGCTGGGGTATGAGGTGGCGCACCACGGTCGCGGGACGTGGAATGGGGTGGCGATTGCGTCGAAGGTCGGGCTCGAGGTAGTCCAGGCCGGGCTGCCGGAGATGGATGGCTGGACCGATGAGGGCGGCCGATTTCTGGCTGCGTCCTGTGCGGGCGTGCGCGTGGCGAGCGTCTACGTCCCGAATGGTCGGGTGGTGGGATCCGAGTTCTACGACGCGAAGCTGGCATGGCTGGACGCGCTGTACGTGTGGCTTCGCGCTTCCAACGAGCCAGCAGGGCAATTGGCGCTATGCGGCGACTTCAATGTCGCCCCCACCGACGCCGACGTGTGGGATCCATCGGCCGTGCATGGTGCCACTCATGTGTCGGAGCCGGAGCGCGACCGTGTGGCGCGGCTGATGCGCTGGGGGCTGGTGGATGTAGTCCGCGGCTTCCACCCCGAGCCGGGGTTCTTCACGTGGTGGGACTACCGGGCGGGGAACTTCCACAAGAACTTCGGGATGCGCATCGACCATGTGTTCGTGACCGAGACTCTGGCCGCTCGGGCCGTGGCCGCGGAACGGGACCGCGACGCGCGCAAGCCGAGCACCTACCCGGGGATTCCCTCAGACCATGCCCCGCTGGTGGTGGACTTCGACTAG